One genomic segment of Nitrospirota bacterium includes these proteins:
- a CDS encoding bifunctional nuclease family protein codes for MYLMKVRGLVFDPHTNMYIVILNDEMDKEILPIWIGKFEANAICFVLEGIIPPRPMTHDLTKNMLDTLNVKVISVVINNLQENTYFSKIHLLSHGSEVVIDSRPSDAIAIALRANAPIFVSEEVMDKRNSENLDQWLKNLKPEDFGRYMT; via the coding sequence ATGTATCTGATGAAGGTAAGGGGTTTAGTGTTTGACCCGCATACAAACATGTATATTGTAATCCTTAATGATGAAATGGATAAGGAGATTTTGCCGATCTGGATAGGTAAGTTTGAGGCAAATGCAATATGTTTTGTGCTGGAAGGGATAATACCTCCGAGACCTATGACCCATGACCTTACTAAGAATATGCTTGATACATTAAACGTAAAAGTTATCAGCGTGGTTATCAATAATCTGCAGGAAAATACATATTTTTCCAAAATACACCTGTTATCTCATGGGTCTGAGGTGGTGATTGATTCAAGACCCAGTGATGCAATAGCTATTGCATTAAGGGCAAATGCACCAATCTTTGTATCTGAAGAGGTGATGGATAAACGTAACTCTGAAAATTTAGATCAATGGTTAAAAAACTTGAAGCCTGAAGACTTCGGAAGGTATATGACTTGA
- a CDS encoding deoxyhypusine synthase: MKHSKLLKHPTIPFEIKEDRSVADALTAMSQTAFQGKNFAVAVDVWGAMLKKKVTIFLGVAGAMIPAGMRNIIVYLIQNRLIDCLVSTGANLFHDMHESLGRFHYQGNAFIDDVLLQEEGVDRIYDVFASESEFRTLDDYVGHFADTLDLDRPYTTREFLYLLGQKISNETNREGIVTAAYKAGVPIYCPAIGDSSIGIGLAGRTKGKKFLFDVVADVQETAILSMKAKETGVIYIGGGTPKNFIQQMEVTAGMWDANVEGHEYAIQITADAPHWGGLSGCTFDEAKSWGKIKKDARMVTVYCDSTIALPLIVTATAQKYKEPIAKRTRPDLLKVLEKNKIEDLKRI; encoded by the coding sequence TTGAAACATTCAAAACTGCTAAAACACCCCACTATCCCGTTTGAAATAAAAGAAGACAGAAGTGTTGCTGATGCATTGACTGCAATGTCCCAGACTGCGTTTCAGGGAAAGAATTTTGCAGTTGCAGTTGATGTATGGGGGGCGATGCTCAAAAAAAAGGTAACTATATTCCTTGGTGTAGCAGGAGCAATGATACCTGCCGGAATGAGGAATATTATTGTATATCTTATTCAGAACCGTCTTATTGACTGCCTCGTTTCTACAGGGGCCAACCTGTTTCATGACATGCATGAATCACTCGGCCGTTTCCACTATCAGGGTAATGCATTTATAGATGATGTCCTTCTTCAGGAAGAGGGGGTGGACAGGATTTATGATGTATTTGCCTCTGAATCAGAATTCAGGACACTTGATGATTATGTAGGTCACTTTGCTGATACACTGGATTTAGACCGGCCTTACACCACGAGAGAGTTTTTATACCTGCTAGGCCAAAAAATATCAAATGAGACAAACAGGGAAGGGATTGTTACAGCGGCATACAAGGCAGGTGTCCCAATCTACTGCCCTGCCATCGGGGATTCGTCTATAGGCATCGGTTTGGCAGGAAGGACAAAGGGAAAAAAGTTTCTATTTGATGTTGTCGCTGATGTGCAGGAGACAGCGATACTATCTATGAAGGCAAAAGAGACAGGTGTTATCTACATAGGCGGCGGTACACCAAAGAACTTTATTCAGCAGATGGAGGTAACTGCCGGCATGTGGGATGCAAATGTTGAAGGTCATGAGTATGCCATACAGATTACTGCAGATGCCCCGCATTGGGGAGGATTAAGCGGATGCACATTTGACGAGGCCAAGTCCTGGGGGAAGATTAAGAAGGATGCCAGGATGGTAACAGTCTACTGTGATTCTACAATAGCCCTGCCATTAATAGTAACTGCAACAGCCCAAAAGTATAAAGAACCTATTGCAAAAAGAACCAGGCCGGACCTCCTGAAAGTCCTGGAAAAAAATAAGATAGAAGATTTGAAACGGATTTAA
- the speB gene encoding agmatinase, which produces MGNDSLFVNSNFGGIPPEISDWDKSRFVVLPVPFDHTTSFQPGTKKGPKAAIEASAYMELYDEELNIEPCDAGIHTLGQLEVSLDSEETIERIRKVASDIISAGKIPVTIGGEHSVTFGVVKALKEKYKDFSVLQFDAHADLRKEYQGLGLSHACVMRRVHELGLKIVQVGIRSMSKDEAEFLQKAENIFTYYAANIIDSDDWMEDAASHLTGSVYITIDVDAFDPAYMPATGTPEPGGLDWYKVIRLLKKVCERCNIIGFDAMELSPIAGQPASDFLTAKLLYKLMGYTLTVSGEQR; this is translated from the coding sequence TTGGGCAACGATTCTCTTTTTGTAAATTCAAATTTCGGAGGAATTCCTCCTGAGATATCAGACTGGGACAAATCCCGCTTTGTAGTATTACCTGTCCCTTTTGACCATACCACATCATTTCAACCGGGAACAAAAAAAGGACCAAAGGCAGCCATAGAGGCATCTGCATATATGGAGCTTTATGATGAGGAACTAAATATAGAGCCTTGTGATGCAGGAATCCATACACTGGGTCAACTTGAAGTTTCTCTTGATTCTGAGGAAACGATCGAAAGGATACGGAAGGTCGCTTCTGACATTATAAGTGCCGGAAAGATACCTGTGACAATCGGCGGTGAGCACTCTGTTACCTTTGGGGTGGTCAAGGCTTTGAAGGAGAAGTATAAAGACTTCTCTGTGTTACAGTTTGATGCACATGCTGACCTTAGAAAAGAGTACCAGGGATTAGGGCTAAGTCATGCATGTGTAATGCGCCGAGTTCATGAACTGGGGTTAAAGATAGTACAGGTCGGGATTCGCAGTATGAGCAAGGATGAGGCGGAGTTTCTTCAAAAGGCAGAAAACATCTTTACTTATTATGCAGCAAATATAATTGATTCAGATGACTGGATGGAAGATGCTGCATCACATCTCACGGGTAGTGTATATATAACAATTGATGTGGATGCGTTTGACCCTGCCTACATGCCGGCAACAGGTACACCGGAGCCTGGAGGGCTTGACTGGTACAAGGTTATACGGTTATTAAAAAAGGTTTGTGAGAGGTGTAATATTATTGGTTTTGATGCCATGGAATTATCACCCATAGCAGGGCAACCGGCATCAGATTTTCTAACAGCGAAGTTATTGTATAAGTTGATGGGATATACTCTAACGGTAAGCGGTGAGCAGAGGTAA
- a CDS encoding arginine decarboxylase, pyruvoyl-dependent gives MLYVPKRVFFTKGVGTHKEELRSFELALRDAKIEKCNLVQVSSILPPLCKIVSINEGKKALEAGMITYVVLSRCASNEPHRLIAASVGCAIPTDKNAYGYLSEHHAYGQSDKIAGDYAEDLAAAMLASTLGIEFDEDKSWDEKKEVYRISDRIVRTTNITQSAIVKSGFGYTTVIAATVFLF, from the coding sequence ATGCTATATGTACCTAAAAGAGTTTTTTTTACAAAAGGTGTAGGGACACACAAGGAAGAACTGAGGTCCTTTGAGCTTGCCCTGCGTGATGCAAAGATAGAAAAGTGTAATTTGGTGCAGGTTTCAAGTATACTTCCCCCTCTTTGCAAGATCGTTTCCATAAATGAAGGTAAGAAGGCTTTAGAGGCAGGTATGATTACTTATGTAGTCCTCAGCCGTTGTGCAAGCAATGAGCCGCACAGGCTTATAGCAGCCTCTGTGGGGTGTGCAATCCCTACTGATAAAAATGCTTATGGTTATCTCAGTGAACACCATGCGTATGGTCAGAGCGACAAGATAGCAGGCGATTATGCCGAAGACCTTGCCGCAGCCATGCTTGCGTCTACACTTGGTATAGAGTTTGATGAAGATAAAAGCTGGGATGAAAAGAAAGAGGTCTACCGGATCAGCGACCGGATAGTAAGGACAACAAACATTACTCAATCAGCAATCGTTAAAAGCGGTTTCGGTTATACTACTGTAATTGCTGCTACAGTATTTCTTTTTTAA
- a CDS encoding response regulator has translation MSKKTILVVDDEEHIRLLYKEEFEEEGYNVLTAGNGDEALLQVEKGSPDIVTLDIKMPGVDGITLARKIKEIKNDVPLIFVSAYEDYKQDFGTWASDAYFVKSANLAELKTIVANILKGAKAI, from the coding sequence ATGTCAAAGAAAACCATACTGGTTGTTGATGATGAGGAACACATAAGATTATTATACAAGGAAGAATTTGAAGAAGAAGGATATAATGTATTGACAGCAGGCAATGGGGATGAGGCCCTTTTACAGGTAGAAAAGGGGTCACCGGACATTGTAACCCTTGACATCAAGATGCCCGGCGTTGATGGGATCACACTTGCCCGGAAGATTAAAGAAATAAAAAATGATGTACCATTAATATTTGTAAGCGCTTATGAAGATTACAAACAGGACTTCGGGACGTGGGCATCAGACGCCTATTTTGTTAAGTCCGCCAATCTTGCAGAATTGAAGACCATTGTAGCAAATATACTTAAAGGAGCAAAGGCCATCTAA
- a CDS encoding radical SAM protein: MNKEKQSILYIWLPCKKIYPVGPTYLSNYIHTKRPHIRQRILDLTQINKKERSTAIHDMVEAFKPDVIAFTWRDIQIYAPHEEDRSLELAFDFYYSKNLFRRLAASIKGISMVFNYENSIREKFILIKDTMNAFPGKTILLGGGAMSVFSNELISRLPEGITGIIGEGEDALLAAADGTDINKHRVIYKEDGIIKSGKQARPVSIEDIEIDYRYIQTIFPEVKTYFGEAIGVQTKRGCPYHCEFCLYNYIEGEHVRFRNPDSIIKEIEYLYSNWNVRKIWFADAQFIPGSTAIPQCTAILKNIINKGLPIEWSGYVRTSLVTPELAKLMVASGVGDLEISITSGSQKVLNEMSMGFKLENLYEGCRYLKKEGYRGKATLNYSINAPGETRETLLETINSYKTIEGIMGKGQAKPMIFFLGIQPHTKLEGRLIQAGYLSKSYNPISLNPFSIKKLLYNPPPLDKLIARSCLSAWKEKGDSGEKIMLNIEKALKRTS, from the coding sequence ATGAATAAAGAAAAGCAATCCATATTATACATCTGGCTGCCGTGTAAGAAGATATACCCTGTTGGACCTACCTATCTATCAAATTATATCCATACAAAACGGCCGCATATCAGACAGCGTATATTAGACCTTACTCAGATAAATAAGAAAGAGAGGAGTACTGCCATACATGATATGGTGGAGGCATTTAAGCCGGATGTTATCGCTTTTACTTGGCGGGATATTCAGATATACGCACCTCATGAAGAAGATAGGTCACTTGAGCTTGCCTTTGATTTCTATTATTCAAAGAATTTATTCAGAAGACTGGCGGCCAGTATCAAAGGGATCAGCATGGTCTTTAATTATGAAAACAGTATCAGAGAGAAATTCATATTGATTAAGGATACGATGAATGCCTTTCCCGGCAAGACAATATTACTGGGAGGAGGGGCTATGAGCGTATTCTCAAATGAGCTTATATCCAGACTTCCTGAGGGTATCACAGGTATTATTGGTGAAGGAGAAGATGCCTTGCTTGCTGCAGCAGACGGGACTGATATTAATAAACACAGGGTAATCTATAAAGAAGACGGGATAATTAAATCAGGGAAACAGGCAAGACCTGTATCAATAGAAGATATTGAGATTGATTACAGATACATTCAGACTATTTTCCCGGAGGTTAAAACCTATTTCGGAGAGGCGATAGGGGTTCAGACAAAGAGGGGATGCCCGTATCACTGTGAATTCTGCCTGTATAACTATATAGAAGGAGAACATGTCCGCTTCCGTAATCCTGATTCAATAATAAAAGAGATTGAGTATCTATACTCTAACTGGAATGTCCGGAAAATTTGGTTTGCAGATGCACAGTTTATCCCAGGCAGTACGGCAATCCCTCAATGCACAGCCATATTAAAGAATATAATAAATAAAGGTCTGCCGATAGAATGGAGCGGTTATGTCCGCACAAGCCTTGTAACGCCTGAACTTGCAAAACTGATGGTCGCTTCAGGCGTAGGCGACCTTGAGATATCCATAACATCAGGCTCTCAGAAGGTATTAAATGAGATGAGTATGGGGTTTAAACTTGAAAATCTATACGAAGGATGCAGGTATCTGAAAAAGGAGGGTTACAGGGGAAAGGCCACACTGAACTATTCAATAAATGCCCCCGGAGAGACACGAGAAACCCTTTTAGAGACTATAAATTCATATAAGACTATTGAAGGCATAATGGGAAAAGGACAGGCAAAACCTATGATATTCTTTCTCGGTATACAGCCGCATACAAAACTGGAAGGCCGTCTTATTCAGGCCGGCTATCTCAGTAAGTCTTACAATCCTATTTCACTCAATCCTTTTTCTATTAAAAAGTTGTTGTATAACCCGCCGCCGTTGGATAAACTGATTGCACGCTCATGCCTTTCCGCATGGAAGGAAAAAGGGGACAGCGGGGAGAAAATCATGCTTAATATTGAAAAGGCACTTAAACGCACTTCTTAG
- a CDS encoding aconitate hydratase: MGANITQKILKEHLASGEMETGKAITIRIDQTLTQDATGTMAYLQFEAMGVPRVKTKLSVSYVDHNTLQVDYMNPDDHLFLQSIAAKYGIYFSRPGNGICHQIHLERFGVPGTTLLGSDSHTPTGGGVGQIAIGAGGLDVAFAMAGKPFGLKMPEVVNVRLSGKLPPLVSAKDVILELLRRVGVKGGVGKVFEYSGPGVATLSVPERATITNMGAETGATTSVFPSDDITKGWLESQNRGNQYVPLAADNDAVYSDNIEIDLSSLVPLLAVDPSPGDVKTVEELAGMKVNQVAVGSCTNSSFRDLAIFAELLKDKVVNPGLSVTVSPGSRAVYQQIEKSGHLSMLIASGVRILEATCGPCIGQGGAPPSDGVTVRTFNRNFAGRTGTKTAKAYLVSPEVAAACAITGVMTDPRKLGIVPSVKITSPVVDDRMIIPPLPEEAAKEVQVVRGPNIAPLPEFRPLPEAVSGEVLLYLPDNITTDHIQPAGKYLPLRSNVPEYARKATFVQVDPTFANRAEALRDSGGYGFIVGGENYGQGSSREHAGLCPMFLGVKAVITKSFARIHLANLINFGILPLTFANPDDYGKIKQGDKVSIKTSDISSELSLVINGAAEIKLKPAFTEKDIPMLKAGGALAMI, encoded by the coding sequence ATGGGAGCAAATATAACCCAGAAGATTCTTAAAGAACATCTGGCATCAGGAGAAATGGAGACCGGTAAGGCGATTACTATACGGATTGACCAGACCCTTACTCAGGATGCAACAGGGACTATGGCATATCTGCAATTTGAGGCAATGGGTGTACCGAGGGTAAAGACAAAGCTGTCTGTAAGTTATGTAGACCATAACACATTGCAGGTAGATTACATGAATCCTGATGATCACCTGTTCCTTCAGAGTATTGCGGCAAAATACGGCATCTACTTTTCAAGGCCTGGCAATGGTATCTGTCATCAGATTCACTTAGAGCGCTTCGGAGTTCCGGGAACTACACTCCTCGGTTCAGACAGCCACACACCAACAGGCGGAGGCGTCGGCCAGATTGCAATAGGCGCCGGCGGCCTTGATGTGGCATTTGCAATGGCCGGTAAGCCGTTCGGCCTGAAGATGCCTGAAGTGGTAAATGTGCGTCTGTCAGGAAAACTACCGCCTCTGGTTTCTGCAAAGGATGTGATTCTTGAGCTTTTGAGAAGAGTCGGGGTTAAAGGAGGAGTAGGAAAGGTGTTTGAATATTCAGGCCCCGGTGTTGCAACACTCAGTGTTCCTGAGCGTGCCACTATTACTAATATGGGTGCTGAGACAGGTGCAACAACTTCGGTTTTCCCAAGTGATGATATTACAAAGGGATGGCTTGAAAGCCAGAATCGCGGTAATCAGTATGTTCCTTTGGCGGCTGATAATGATGCAGTGTACAGCGATAATATAGAAATTGATTTATCTTCTTTAGTTCCACTATTGGCGGTTGACCCAAGTCCTGGAGATGTCAAAACCGTTGAGGAACTTGCAGGTATGAAGGTGAATCAGGTTGCTGTTGGAAGCTGTACAAACAGTTCATTCCGAGACCTGGCTATTTTTGCTGAATTATTAAAAGACAAGGTTGTGAATCCGGGACTTTCTGTAACTGTCTCCCCTGGTTCAAGGGCGGTATATCAGCAGATAGAGAAGTCAGGTCATCTTTCGATGCTGATAGCCTCCGGTGTACGTATACTGGAAGCAACATGCGGTCCATGCATCGGACAGGGAGGCGCACCTCCGAGTGACGGTGTGACTGTAAGAACCTTTAACAGGAATTTTGCAGGCAGAACCGGTACTAAAACCGCAAAGGCATATTTAGTCAGCCCTGAGGTAGCAGCAGCTTGCGCAATCACAGGTGTTATGACAGACCCCCGCAAGCTTGGAATAGTTCCATCAGTTAAGATTACATCTCCCGTTGTTGATGACCGCATGATTATACCGCCTCTTCCAGAAGAGGCTGCAAAAGAGGTACAGGTTGTACGCGGTCCCAATATTGCACCGCTTCCGGAATTCAGACCGCTTCCAGAAGCAGTCTCCGGTGAGGTGTTATTGTATCTTCCTGATAACATTACAACTGATCATATACAGCCGGCCGGTAAATATCTGCCGCTCAGATCTAATGTCCCTGAGTATGCCCGTAAGGCAACATTTGTTCAGGTTGACCCTACGTTTGCAAACCGCGCTGAGGCATTGCGTGACAGCGGCGGGTATGGATTTATTGTGGGCGGAGAAAACTACGGACAGGGTTCCAGTCGTGAACATGCAGGGCTGTGTCCGATGTTCCTTGGTGTTAAGGCTGTTATTACCAAGTCATTTGCCAGGATACATCTTGCAAACCTGATCAACTTCGGCATACTTCCCCTTACATTTGCCAATCCGGATGATTACGGGAAGATAAAGCAGGGGGATAAGGTCTCAATAAAGACAAGTGACATATCATCTGAATTATCGCTGGTTATAAACGGGGCCGCAGAGATTAAGTTAAAGCCTGCATTCACAGAGAAAGACATCCCGATGCTCAAAGCAGGCGGGGCGTTGGCAATGATTTAA
- a CDS encoding Crp/Fnr family transcriptional regulator, whose product MSKNNAMASKKEFLKSLSIFSTLTDAEIFKLSDISDEFTYKNGEYIFYEGDSPDWLCIVKEGNVKVLKQQEEGKETILRIFKLGEIFGAMPVFDRRPYPASSISMGQTAILKIYYTDCLEFFGKRPDITIKLIGDIGKMQREFVDKFNVSLTTRVEHRIASTLMNLASKVNVEGRQNIELHLTRKDIASMVGTTIETTIRIMSRFQKDGIIESKKGYITILKPDMLSKLAGDIEDE is encoded by the coding sequence ATGTCAAAAAATAATGCTATGGCCTCCAAAAAAGAATTTTTAAAATCATTATCTATCTTTTCTACACTCACTGATGCTGAAATATTCAAGCTATCAGATATTTCAGATGAGTTCACGTATAAAAATGGCGAATACATATTTTACGAAGGGGACTCTCCTGACTGGCTTTGTATAGTTAAAGAGGGTAATGTAAAGGTTTTAAAACAACAGGAGGAAGGGAAAGAGACTATACTCAGGATTTTCAAACTGGGAGAGATATTCGGTGCAATGCCTGTCTTTGACAGACGGCCTTATCCGGCATCTTCAATCTCAATGGGGCAAACCGCCATATTAAAAATATATTACACCGATTGCCTTGAATTCTTCGGTAAGAGACCTGACATAACCATTAAGCTTATTGGAGATATCGGTAAGATGCAGAGAGAGTTTGTTGACAAGTTCAATGTATCATTAACAACCCGTGTAGAACATAGGATAGCCAGTACCTTAATGAACCTTGCAAGTAAAGTCAATGTGGAAGGCAGGCAGAATATTGAATTACATCTTACCCGAAAAGATATTGCGAGCATGGTAGGAACAACGATAGAGACAACAATAAGAATAATGAGCCGGTTCCAGAAAGATGGGATAATTGAAAGCAAGAAAGGATATATCACGATATTGAAGCCGGATATGCTTAGTAAGTTAGCAGGAGATATTGAAGATGAATAA
- a CDS encoding DUF542 domain-containing protein yields MAEISKEMTINQILKLYPKSSAILNKFNIDTCCGGTRTLEQAVKEDKAELGSLLQALNSSVD; encoded by the coding sequence ATGGCAGAGATTAGCAAAGAGATGACAATCAACCAGATTTTAAAACTCTATCCAAAAAGTTCGGCAATTCTAAATAAATTTAATATTGATACCTGCTGCGGCGGAACCAGGACACTTGAACAGGCTGTTAAAGAAGACAAGGCAGAGCTGGGTTCATTACTGCAGGCCCTCAACAGTTCTGTTGATTAA
- a CDS encoding DUF2249 domain-containing protein — protein MSDERRVVELDVRYIPPQWKHPKIFETFDSLKTGEVLLIINDHDPKPLRYQFEFERPGKYGWKYMEEGPEIWKVEIEHL, from the coding sequence ATGTCAGATGAAAGAAGGGTAGTAGAGCTTGACGTAAGATATATTCCTCCACAGTGGAAACATCCTAAAATATTTGAGACCTTTGATTCTCTCAAAACAGGAGAGGTGTTGTTGATTATCAATGACCATGATCCAAAACCGCTGAGATACCAGTTTGAGTTTGAAAGGCCCGGTAAATACGGATGGAAATATATGGAAGAAGGGCCTGAGATATGGAAGGTTGAGATTGAACATCTTTAA
- a CDS encoding DUF2249 domain-containing protein, with translation MDFLNKNVVELDVRAEVNSGSDPFKTIMTAVNSIKEGDVLHLINGFEPVPLYTVMKMKGYDHTTENKAGVWHIYFYQESTSGSEAASVQSESACTLGGNTVEIDVRGLEPPEPMVMILETLPKIGAGDLLLVHHHREPLMLYDKLEHLGYEASAEKVTEGYYKVRITKKA, from the coding sequence ATGGATTTCTTAAACAAAAACGTGGTTGAACTTGATGTAAGGGCAGAGGTGAATTCAGGTAGCGACCCTTTCAAGACCATCATGACCGCAGTAAACAGCATTAAAGAAGGAGATGTTCTGCACCTGATTAACGGCTTTGAACCGGTCCCCCTTTATACGGTTATGAAGATGAAGGGGTATGACCATACTACAGAAAACAAGGCAGGTGTGTGGCACATCTATTTTTATCAGGAATCAACATCAGGGTCAGAAGCGGCAAGCGTACAAAGCGAAAGTGCATGTACATTAGGTGGAAATACAGTAGAGATAGATGTAAGGGGGCTTGAACCGCCGGAACCAATGGTGATGATATTGGAGACATTGCCTAAGATTGGTGCCGGAGACTTATTGCTTGTGCATCATCACCGTGAGCCGTTAATGCTTTACGATAAGCTGGAGCATCTTGGATATGAGGCATCGGCAGAGAAGGTCACAGAAGGATACTACAAGGTAAGGATCACAAAGAAGGCATAG
- a CDS encoding cbb3-type cytochrome c oxidase subunit I, translating to MSTPFSGNIATPYSPPFSVVKQYFIAATITFILLNGMMLLSYQYIQGYHFQPRLLAFAHIAVLGWATMIIMGAMTQLVPVILETSLFSVRMARWGLWLFLLGVSGIAGHFWLFATRGSGMLSAAGTAYVAIILFVINIGLTLKKVRSINISSAHIIAAITYLGIVATVGLLLGINLGNPFIRGNHLHYLALHAALGFAGWFSMVIMGVSYRLLPMFTLSYSYKTWPGWTAFGLVNAGILGVVIEFLFDMPLYSSLIIAAGLFMFSYQVVLIIKGRMRKAMDLGLRYAVLAYGYIPLATVVGVYIALSHALPAMRQRFVLIYGFTVVFGCITFLVIGMMYKVVPFLVWFHKYSDKVGKEKVPLLKDMFSERLGNIQFYLINIGVPAVIAGLLIGNQIVVGLGTAIMFIASLLFGYNMLMVFTRK from the coding sequence ATGAGTACACCATTTTCAGGTAACATTGCAACACCATATTCACCGCCGTTCAGTGTAGTAAAACAGTATTTTATTGCCGCAACAATAACATTTATACTATTGAACGGGATGATGCTGTTAAGCTATCAGTATATACAAGGGTATCATTTCCAGCCGAGACTCCTGGCCTTTGCCCATATAGCCGTGCTCGGATGGGCAACAATGATTATTATGGGTGCAATGACACAACTTGTCCCTGTTATCCTCGAGACATCACTATTTAGTGTGCGGATGGCACGCTGGGGATTATGGTTATTTTTATTGGGTGTATCAGGCATTGCCGGACACTTCTGGCTTTTTGCAACCAGAGGTTCCGGTATGCTCTCTGCTGCAGGAACAGCTTATGTTGCAATCATCCTGTTTGTCATTAATATTGGTCTGACTCTGAAAAAGGTCAGGAGTATCAACATAAGCTCAGCCCATATTATTGCTGCAATTACATATCTCGGCATAGTTGCAACTGTAGGTCTGTTACTTGGTATTAATCTTGGTAACCCATTTATAAGAGGCAACCACCTACACTATCTTGCACTCCATGCGGCATTAGGATTTGCAGGGTGGTTTTCTATGGTTATAATGGGCGTTTCATACAGACTACTCCCGATGTTCACATTATCTTATTCATATAAGACATGGCCTGGCTGGACGGCATTCGGGCTTGTTAATGCCGGCATATTGGGAGTTGTGATTGAGTTTCTTTTTGATATGCCTCTTTACAGTTCGTTAATAATTGCTGCCGGTCTGTTTATGTTCTCCTATCAGGTGGTGCTTATTATAAAGGGGAGGATGCGGAAGGCAATGGACCTTGGCCTTCGCTATGCAGTTCTTGCTTATGGCTATATTCCATTAGCGACAGTAGTTGGAGTCTACATAGCACTCAGCCACGCTTTACCTGCAATGAGACAGCGGTTTGTATTGATATACGGTTTTACAGTGGTATTCGGCTGTATAACTTTTCTGGTTATAGGCATGATGTATAAGGTAGTCCCTTTCCTTGTCTGGTTTCACAAATACAGCGACAAGGTAGGGAAGGAGAAGGTGCCTCTACTTAAAGATATGTTTTCAGAACGTCTCGGGAATATCCAGTTCTATCTTATAAATATTGGAGTACCGGCTGTGATAGCAGGTCTTCTAATCGGCAATCAGATTGTAGTCGGTCTCGGTACAGCTATTATGTTCATCGCATCACTGTTGTTCGGATATAATATGCTGATGGTTTTTACAAGGAAATAA
- a CDS encoding metal-sulfur cluster assembly factor, translated as MVSENLILTALKHVLDPELGLNIVDLGLVYDVKSEENGDVHIKMTMTTAGCPLHASISKGAEEAVKQLPGVEKVDVELVWEPAWTPDRMTDWARKQLGWK; from the coding sequence ATGGTATCAGAAAATCTAATATTAACTGCATTAAAACATGTACTGGACCCTGAACTCGGTCTCAATATAGTAGACCTTGGCCTTGTATATGATGTGAAGTCCGAAGAAAACGGTGATGTCCATATCAAAATGACTATGACTACTGCAGGATGTCCCCTTCATGCAAGCATATCAAAAGGGGCTGAAGAGGCGGTAAAACAACTACCCGGTGTTGAAAAAGTGGATGTCGAATTGGTGTGGGAACCCGCATGGACTCCTGATAGGATGACAGACTGGGCACGGAAACAGCTCGGATGGAAATAG